The Terriglobus tenax genome contains a region encoding:
- a CDS encoding TetR/AcrR family transcriptional regulator — protein sequence MSKSLRTAPVQQRSARRVQACLDAAAELFVEMGYEGTTMTAVAERSGSSIGALYNYFPDKLSLASALVTQYGQEIEDHWKPLVEDARELSHNQFADRFMECIREFIEERPAYLSLLAAPVRFRRDPKVRHSLRVVVAGALRAKDPRLSEERALMTANVALQMVKGMTAMLSESIPRDRPAVIAEFKKVLALYLESIFSPERI from the coding sequence TTGTCAAAATCGCTCCGCACCGCGCCCGTGCAGCAGCGTTCTGCCCGGCGCGTACAGGCATGTCTTGATGCCGCGGCGGAGCTCTTCGTCGAGATGGGTTATGAAGGCACAACCATGACCGCCGTGGCCGAACGCAGCGGATCATCCATTGGAGCGCTCTACAACTACTTCCCGGACAAACTCTCCCTGGCATCGGCCCTGGTGACGCAGTACGGGCAGGAGATTGAAGACCACTGGAAGCCGCTGGTCGAAGACGCCCGCGAACTCTCCCACAACCAGTTCGCGGACCGCTTCATGGAGTGCATCCGGGAGTTCATCGAAGAGCGCCCCGCATACCTGAGCCTTCTGGCCGCCCCTGTGCGGTTCCGCCGAGATCCCAAGGTGCGCCATTCTCTCCGCGTCGTGGTTGCCGGAGCCCTCCGCGCCAAAGACCCCCGGCTCAGCGAAGAACGCGCCTTGATGACGGCCAATGTTGCACTGCAGATGGTGAAGGGCATGACGGCCATGCTGTCCGAGTCCATCCCCAGGGACAGGCCTGCCGTCATCGCGGAGTTCAAAAAGGTGCTCGCGCTTTATTTGGAAAGTATTTTTTCTCCTGAGCGGATCTAG